One segment of Mycobacterium spongiae DNA contains the following:
- a CDS encoding DUF1906 domain-containing protein → MSVSRRQVLKFAATTPGLVGLGVAAAAIRAAPASAGSLGTLLDYAAGVIPASQIRAAGALGAIRYVSDRRPGGDWMLGKPIQLAEARDLYGGGLKIVSCYQYGKGSTSDWLGGAGAGVRHAKRGAQLHAAAGGPAAAPIYASIDDNPSYDQYKNQIVPYLRGWESVIGHQRTGVYANSKTIDWALHDGLGSFFWQHNWGSPKGYAHPGAHLHQVEIDKRSVGGVGVDVNHILKPRFGQWA, encoded by the coding sequence ATGTCGGTTTCTCGACGTCAGGTGCTCAAGTTCGCGGCGACGACTCCGGGGCTGGTGGGCCTGGGCGTCGCAGCCGCGGCGATACGCGCCGCCCCAGCCTCGGCAGGCTCCCTGGGGACCCTGTTGGACTATGCGGCCGGGGTCATTCCCGCCAGCCAGATTCGGGCCGCCGGTGCCCTGGGTGCGATCCGGTATGTGTCCGATCGGCGGCCCGGCGGTGACTGGATGCTCGGAAAGCCGATCCAACTCGCCGAGGCGCGCGACCTCTACGGCGGTGGGCTCAAGATCGTTTCCTGCTATCAGTACGGGAAGGGCAGCACATCGGACTGGCTCGGTGGTGCCGGGGCCGGCGTTCGGCATGCCAAGCGTGGCGCGCAGCTGCACGCCGCCGCCGGCGGCCCGGCCGCCGCCCCGATCTACGCGTCGATCGACGACAACCCGTCGTATGACCAGTACAAGAATCAGATCGTCCCGTATCTCCGCGGCTGGGAGTCGGTGATAGGACACCAGCGCACCGGCGTCTACGCCAATTCGAAGACGATCGACTGGGCGCTGCATGACGGCCTGGGCTCCTTCTTCTGGCAGCACAACTGGGGTTCACCCAAGGGCTACGCCCATCCGGGCGCGCATCTCCACCAAGTCGAGATCGACAAACGCTCGGTCGGTGGTGTTGGGGTGGACGTCAACCACATCCTCAAGCCCCGGTTTGGGCAGTGGGCCTAG
- a CDS encoding aldehyde dehydrogenase → MTENPVHRSYDELFVGGCWRKPATAERLTVVSPHSEEPIGHVPLAGPDDVDAAVAAARQAFDHGPWPRWDPQERMDKIEELAAIYALHLDEMSALITAEMGSPRRFSRLGQTAGAASLMHLTLAAARDFPWAERRRGVLGEVHVRRAPVGVVGAIVPWNVPQFLIMPKLIPALIAGCTVVVKPAPETPLDALWLAEMIEQIGLPEGVVSMLPGGPDAGEALVRHPGVDKIAFTGSSATGRRIAALCGEQLKRVSLELGGKSAAIILDDADVDKTVAGLKTAGLMNNGQACVAQTRILVSERRHDDVVDALAEMMSALRVGDPADEATDIGPLVARRQQHRVQDYIRCGTTEGARIVLGGQDSPAERGWYVRPTLFIDATNDMRIAREEIFGPVLTVLTYRDEDDAVRIANDSDYGLAGSVWTADAAHGLDVAARVRAGTYGINMYSLDTSAPFGGFKQSGIGREFGPEGLEEYVELQTVLCKGEMPPLSS, encoded by the coding sequence ATGACAGAAAATCCAGTCCACCGTTCGTATGACGAGCTGTTCGTTGGCGGATGCTGGCGCAAACCCGCCACGGCAGAACGACTCACGGTCGTTTCGCCGCACTCCGAAGAGCCCATCGGCCACGTACCGCTGGCCGGGCCCGACGATGTGGACGCGGCGGTCGCCGCCGCCCGGCAGGCTTTCGACCACGGGCCTTGGCCGCGTTGGGACCCCCAAGAACGCATGGACAAGATCGAAGAGCTGGCCGCCATCTATGCGCTGCACCTCGACGAAATGTCCGCCCTGATCACGGCGGAGATGGGATCCCCACGCCGTTTCAGCAGACTGGGCCAAACCGCCGGGGCGGCGTCATTGATGCACCTCACCCTGGCCGCGGCCCGCGACTTCCCGTGGGCCGAACGGCGACGGGGCGTGCTCGGCGAAGTACATGTGCGCAGGGCACCGGTGGGCGTGGTCGGAGCGATCGTGCCGTGGAACGTACCCCAATTCCTGATCATGCCCAAGCTGATTCCCGCGCTCATCGCCGGGTGCACCGTCGTCGTCAAACCCGCACCCGAGACACCGCTGGACGCCCTGTGGTTGGCCGAGATGATCGAGCAGATCGGCTTGCCGGAAGGAGTGGTGTCGATGCTGCCCGGAGGTCCGGATGCCGGCGAAGCACTGGTACGGCACCCCGGCGTGGACAAGATCGCATTCACCGGGTCGAGCGCCACGGGCCGCCGCATCGCCGCTCTCTGCGGTGAGCAGCTCAAGCGGGTGAGCCTGGAGTTGGGTGGCAAGTCGGCAGCCATCATCCTCGACGACGCCGATGTCGACAAGACCGTTGCCGGTCTCAAGACAGCCGGCCTCATGAACAACGGCCAGGCCTGCGTCGCGCAGACCCGGATCCTGGTCAGCGAACGGCGTCATGACGACGTCGTGGACGCGTTGGCGGAGATGATGTCGGCATTGCGGGTCGGCGATCCCGCCGACGAAGCAACCGACATCGGGCCGCTGGTGGCCCGGCGGCAGCAGCATCGGGTCCAGGACTACATCCGTTGCGGGACAACGGAGGGCGCACGCATCGTGCTCGGTGGCCAGGACAGCCCCGCCGAGCGCGGCTGGTACGTGCGGCCCACGCTGTTTATCGATGCCACCAACGACATGCGGATCGCTCGTGAAGAGATATTCGGCCCGGTCTTGACCGTCCTGACCTATCGAGACGAGGACGACGCGGTCCGGATCGCCAACGACAGCGACTACGGTCTGGCGGGTTCGGTCTGGACAGCCGACGCGGCCCACGGCCTCGACGTGGCCGCCCGCGTGCGCGCAGGAACGTACGGCATCAATATGTATTCGCTGGACACCAGCGCGCCGTTCGGCGGGTTCAAGCAATCGGGCATCGGGCGCGAATTCGGACCGGAAGGTCTCGAGGAGTACGTCGAGCTGCAGACGGTGCTCTGCAAGGGCGAGATGCCACCGCTATCTTCCTGA
- a CDS encoding MaoC/PaaZ C-terminal domain-containing protein, producing the protein MIGEDLDWNEIHVPVDLPEVTDEISYQRVVENAGATWDYFPGHFDPVYAQRQGSPAIFVNTMHVAGFADRVATDWAGPSSRVVRRRMQLVGAVHAGDTMVGRGRAIAKRSDSVVDPPRHLVDIEVEVTNQHGVLCCPVEITLQMPNPADL; encoded by the coding sequence GTGATCGGCGAGGACCTGGACTGGAACGAGATCCACGTTCCGGTCGACCTCCCGGAAGTGACCGATGAGATCAGCTACCAACGGGTTGTCGAGAACGCCGGGGCGACGTGGGACTATTTCCCTGGCCATTTCGACCCTGTCTATGCCCAACGTCAGGGGAGCCCTGCGATTTTCGTCAACACCATGCATGTGGCTGGGTTCGCCGACCGAGTCGCAACCGATTGGGCAGGCCCGAGTAGCCGCGTGGTGCGCCGCCGGATGCAGTTGGTCGGTGCGGTCCACGCCGGCGATACGATGGTCGGCCGGGGTCGTGCGATAGCGAAGCGCTCAGACAGCGTGGTTGACCCGCCGCGCCATCTTGTCGACATCGAGGTCGAGGTGACCAATCAGCACGGTGTGCTGTGCTGTCCGGTGGAGATTACTCTGCAGATGCCCAATCCCGCTGACCTTTAG
- a CDS encoding MaoC family dehydratase: MVGVVAEPRTAATAVSGSRIQLFAAMVRDGNRSYWDADFARQKWGGLLAPPALLMGWLTPPPWRPTQGPSANAPVTSLALRVPLPGTTFINVANDVEFLHPIVEGDLLTVVEELVSVSPEKQTRLGVGHFVETLQTYSRQRDVVVASCRNTLFRFTPGARPGEAS; this comes from the coding sequence ATGGTTGGCGTGGTGGCCGAACCACGAACCGCCGCGACGGCCGTCAGCGGCTCGCGAATTCAATTGTTCGCCGCTATGGTCCGCGACGGCAACCGTTCCTACTGGGATGCCGACTTTGCTCGGCAGAAATGGGGAGGTCTGCTCGCTCCGCCGGCTTTGTTGATGGGATGGCTGACACCTCCGCCGTGGCGGCCAACCCAAGGACCGAGCGCGAACGCGCCAGTCACATCGCTTGCGCTGCGGGTGCCGCTGCCCGGAACGACATTCATCAACGTGGCCAACGACGTTGAGTTTTTGCATCCGATCGTCGAGGGGGATCTACTCACCGTTGTCGAGGAGCTCGTGTCGGTGTCCCCGGAAAAGCAAACGCGCTTGGGTGTGGGTCATTTCGTCGAGACGCTGCAGACCTATAGCCGACAGCGCGATGTCGTGGTGGCCAGCTGCCGCAACACCTTGTTCCGGTTCACTCCCGGGGCACGACCCGGGGAGGCTTCGTGA
- a CDS encoding nuclear transport factor 2 family protein, whose translation MTMTYQQEQLLHAATGRAAIMDLNARHNRAYSAGERDRWVATFRHSGASLTRDREVFTDLRQAFDGGDALRLVTVDHEISVDGINATQRCVAVLFAVGGDSHTTLRATGTYRDELIYERGGWYFTSRILEWDAVRRQCPLVG comes from the coding sequence ATGACCATGACCTATCAGCAGGAGCAACTGCTGCATGCCGCGACCGGACGCGCAGCCATCATGGACCTGAATGCCCGCCATAATCGGGCCTATTCGGCTGGCGAGCGCGACCGCTGGGTGGCCACGTTCCGCCACTCGGGTGCGAGCCTCACCCGCGACCGCGAGGTGTTCACCGATCTACGCCAGGCATTCGACGGCGGCGATGCACTACGCCTGGTTACCGTCGACCACGAGATCAGTGTCGACGGCATCAACGCGACGCAGCGGTGTGTAGCCGTGCTTTTCGCCGTCGGTGGTGATAGCCACACCACGCTGCGGGCCACCGGTACCTATCGCGACGAACTGATCTACGAGCGGGGTGGCTGGTACTTCACTTCCCGGATCCTCGAATGGGATGCGGTTCGGCGCCAATGTCCGCTCGTCGGGTAG
- a CDS encoding AMP-binding protein: MLTGRGKPLGPSDFGVDHFTVADVLDRRAQQFPDRVMMSVAGTEITFEQMRQRSCEASNTLSDMDIGPGDCVALFAGTCAEWIYFWLGAARIGAVSAAVNAANKGDFLLRNLRLSRAKVILTDPGRRARVDEISSQLDAVTSVVMQGQSPDRARVSRDPPDYSGRDGELAALFFTSGTTGPSKAVATTWDYLFCVAATVASAWEFGRGEVLWTAMPLFHLSAAPIILAPMLVGGTTVLAEAFHPGDVWDEVRSHGAVGFAGAGAMVSMLTNLPADPRDSQLPLRFISAAPIGATAYRDIEKRYGCRIVTMYGMTEAFPITVKGVADDGAPGTSGKPTSNFDVRIVGTDGSPLPEGVVGEITCRPRFPGVMSQGYVVASAEETRGVRVDCHPEWFRTGDLGRFDSHQNLTYVDRVKDSVRRRGENVSSVEVEATVMRHPAVAEAAAVGVPSDVGEDDILLIVTLRGGGALDCAELLDFCAARMPYFCVPRFVEPVDELPKNEIGRIRKDVLRARGVGPGAWDRESHGYVVDR, from the coding sequence ATGCTCACCGGCCGGGGGAAGCCGCTGGGGCCCTCCGATTTCGGCGTCGACCATTTCACGGTGGCGGACGTGTTGGATCGTCGGGCACAGCAGTTCCCCGACCGGGTGATGATGTCGGTTGCCGGTACCGAGATCACCTTCGAGCAGATGCGGCAGCGGTCCTGCGAGGCCTCGAACACGTTGTCCGACATGGATATCGGTCCGGGTGACTGCGTGGCGCTGTTCGCCGGGACATGCGCGGAATGGATCTACTTCTGGCTGGGCGCGGCGCGGATCGGCGCGGTGAGCGCGGCGGTGAACGCCGCCAACAAGGGTGACTTCCTGCTGCGCAACCTACGGTTGTCCCGCGCCAAAGTAATCCTCACCGACCCGGGTCGCCGCGCTCGAGTCGACGAGATCTCCAGCCAGCTCGATGCCGTGACTAGCGTTGTGATGCAAGGACAGTCGCCAGACCGTGCCCGGGTGAGCCGCGACCCGCCCGACTACTCGGGTCGGGATGGCGAGTTGGCCGCGCTGTTTTTCACCTCAGGCACCACGGGGCCGTCGAAGGCGGTCGCCACGACCTGGGACTACTTGTTCTGCGTCGCCGCGACGGTCGCGTCCGCCTGGGAATTCGGCCGGGGAGAAGTGCTATGGACTGCGATGCCGCTGTTCCACCTGAGCGCGGCGCCGATCATCCTGGCGCCGATGCTCGTCGGTGGAACGACGGTGCTGGCAGAGGCTTTCCATCCCGGTGACGTGTGGGACGAGGTCCGCTCCCATGGTGCCGTCGGTTTCGCCGGTGCCGGCGCCATGGTTTCGATGTTGACGAACCTGCCTGCGGATCCGCGTGACTCGCAGCTGCCGTTGCGTTTCATCTCCGCTGCACCCATTGGCGCGACCGCCTACCGCGACATCGAAAAGCGTTACGGCTGTCGCATTGTCACGATGTACGGGATGACCGAGGCGTTTCCCATCACTGTCAAGGGCGTCGCCGACGATGGGGCGCCGGGGACCTCGGGCAAGCCCACCTCGAATTTCGATGTGCGCATCGTCGGTACGGACGGCAGTCCGCTGCCGGAAGGAGTGGTTGGGGAGATCACTTGCCGGCCCAGGTTTCCAGGCGTGATGAGCCAGGGATACGTCGTTGCGAGCGCCGAGGAGACGCGCGGCGTGCGGGTGGACTGCCACCCGGAGTGGTTTCGGACTGGCGATCTCGGCAGATTCGACAGCCACCAGAATCTGACGTATGTGGACCGTGTCAAGGATTCGGTGCGCAGGCGTGGCGAGAACGTCTCGTCAGTGGAAGTCGAAGCCACCGTCATGCGCCATCCCGCCGTGGCCGAAGCGGCCGCCGTGGGCGTTCCCAGTGACGTGGGCGAGGACGACATCTTGTTGATCGTGACGCTGCGTGGCGGGGGCGCACTCGATTGTGCGGAGTTGCTCGACTTCTGTGCGGCCAGAATGCCGTACTTCTGCGTGCCGCGATTCGTCGAGCCGGTCGACGAGCTTCCGAAGAATGAAATCGGTCGGATACGTAAGGATGTGCTGCGTGCCCGCGGTGTGGGCCCGGGCGCCTGGGATCGAGAAAGCCACGGATACGTGGTTGATCGGTGA
- a CDS encoding aromatic ring-hydroxylating oxygenase subunit alpha, translating into MPNTSEDSPPQGPGDPSDREFGPAGIALSSYRFPTGWFIVAFASDLGAGDVKRMHYFGEELVLFRTASGTVHVLDAYCQHLGANLGVGGSVEGEHLVCPWHGWQWRGDGTNALIPYSKIGCKNNVRIRAYPAVEWYGFILVWHERHGRSPYWHPPVLPELETGEYYPLHPHTRMLNRVKVHPQMIIENAADPYHVQYVHKAANPANTASFEVSGYHLHATVNANFGGGRATTWLTPNGPVDAKIVYDNYSLGLGIVRFPSELVATVQVTGQTPVDEDYTDYFYTQASVREPGDTGDVPTGRAARFLALQQEVIKQDFFTWENMKYLEKPNLAPEEAHDYAALRRWAHRFYPGTQPSPADFGYTPEGQPDPAAAKA; encoded by the coding sequence GTGCCGAATACCAGTGAAGACTCGCCCCCGCAGGGGCCCGGAGATCCGTCGGATCGGGAGTTCGGGCCGGCCGGAATTGCGTTGTCGTCGTACCGGTTCCCGACGGGTTGGTTCATCGTCGCCTTCGCATCGGACCTCGGGGCCGGCGACGTGAAGCGCATGCACTATTTCGGCGAGGAGCTGGTGCTGTTTCGCACCGCGTCCGGCACGGTTCACGTGCTCGATGCGTACTGTCAGCACCTCGGCGCCAACCTGGGAGTCGGCGGCAGCGTCGAAGGCGAACACCTCGTCTGTCCCTGGCACGGCTGGCAGTGGCGTGGGGACGGCACCAATGCGCTGATCCCGTACAGCAAGATCGGCTGCAAGAACAATGTCCGGATCCGCGCGTATCCCGCGGTGGAGTGGTACGGCTTCATTCTGGTCTGGCATGAACGCCACGGTCGGTCACCGTATTGGCATCCACCGGTGCTGCCGGAGCTGGAGACGGGCGAGTACTACCCGCTGCATCCCCATACCCGGATGCTCAACCGAGTCAAAGTGCATCCCCAGATGATCATCGAGAACGCCGCCGATCCCTATCACGTTCAGTACGTTCACAAGGCCGCCAACCCGGCAAACACCGCGTCGTTCGAGGTCTCCGGCTACCACCTGCACGCTACGGTCAACGCCAACTTCGGGGGTGGGCGGGCCACAACCTGGTTGACTCCGAATGGTCCGGTCGACGCGAAGATTGTCTACGACAATTACTCGCTGGGGCTTGGCATCGTGCGCTTTCCCAGTGAGTTGGTGGCCACCGTCCAGGTCACCGGGCAGACTCCGGTCGACGAGGATTACACCGACTATTTCTACACCCAGGCTTCGGTTCGCGAACCCGGTGATACCGGCGACGTGCCCACCGGGCGTGCCGCCAGGTTCCTGGCGCTCCAGCAAGAGGTCATCAAGCAGGACTTCTTTACCTGGGAGAACATGAAATACCTCGAGAAGCCGAACCTGGCGCCGGAAGAGGCGCACGACTATGCGGCCCTGCGCCGCTGGGCGCATCGCTTCTATCCGGGTACTCAACCGTCGCCTGCGGACTTCGGATACACCCCTGAGGGCCAGCCCGACCCAGCGGCCGCCAAAGCCTGA
- a CDS encoding CaiB/BaiF CoA-transferase family protein codes for MSQGRDGRPTPLSELRVVEISDRIAGSYCGKMLVDAGAQVRKIEPPQGDSLRRYAATGSPLPDGPDCPAAPLFSYLNAGKQSVSLVPDSDRYRAEIAAANVVVVTASRSQAMALGIDPQQLLAADSQAVVVTISDFGWTGPYADRAASEFTLQAWAGSPGFRGDPAGPPISIGGDLGEYMGGVFAAVGALAVHRRVERGGPGDHLDLSMLEAITLMQSGEWLHSQLLRVPPVTRTYEVPSIEPAKDGYVGITMVTGQQWLDFAAMVESPQLEEIPELRFQVGRWQYRDLIRELVRPWMAQRTVEEIVELGQLLRLPIAALGNGATIRDMDYVTERAVFVPNPAGFHQPRPPWLMSRCAPAPVGDTAALGAHDETAPWLQREPRNQPTSPERPLTDVRIVDLTAFWAGPAATHLLAAFGADVLKVESIQRPDGIRYSGGMRTDVDDWWEYGWVFHAMNTNKRSVTLDLGSAEGRELFLTLAADADVVIENFSPRVMDHFGLTAETLLEVNPALVVARMPAFGLHGPWRERVGFAPTMEQIGGLTWVTGLPEEPPVTPRGACDPLAGVHAAFAVLAALNFAERTGSGQLVELPMVESVLNTTAVQPIEFEVFGTALGRRGNRGQAGALQNIYRCAAKDDAATTSDEWIAVTVRDDQQWQALIDVMGTPSWCHEALSTAAGRRERADEIDRSLQDWFATQPRDSTVERLAAAGIPAAPVVSPSLVTDNPQLRHRGFFESMHHPRTGAGLYPTPPFAPLAGQHRWLLSPPPTLGQHNDEILSQRCGVGEEDLARLARGGVIGTRPKGV; via the coding sequence GTGAGCCAGGGACGCGATGGCCGGCCGACGCCGCTGAGCGAATTGCGTGTCGTCGAGATCAGCGACCGAATTGCAGGCAGCTATTGCGGGAAGATGTTGGTCGATGCCGGGGCACAGGTGCGCAAAATCGAACCGCCCCAAGGAGATTCGCTTCGACGATACGCGGCGACGGGTTCGCCGCTACCGGATGGCCCGGATTGTCCTGCGGCACCGCTGTTCAGCTACCTCAACGCTGGCAAGCAGAGCGTGAGCCTGGTTCCCGATTCCGACCGATATCGAGCTGAAATCGCGGCCGCGAACGTGGTGGTCGTGACCGCCAGCCGGTCGCAGGCAATGGCGCTGGGCATCGACCCGCAGCAGCTGCTGGCCGCCGACAGCCAGGCAGTCGTCGTGACCATCTCCGACTTTGGCTGGACCGGACCGTATGCCGATCGCGCCGCGAGTGAGTTCACGTTGCAGGCTTGGGCTGGTTCTCCCGGTTTTCGCGGCGATCCCGCGGGACCTCCGATCTCGATCGGCGGTGACCTAGGGGAATACATGGGTGGCGTGTTCGCCGCCGTCGGCGCGCTCGCCGTGCACCGGCGGGTCGAACGTGGCGGCCCAGGTGATCATCTTGACCTGTCCATGCTCGAAGCGATCACCCTGATGCAGAGTGGCGAATGGCTACATTCGCAGCTGCTGCGGGTGCCGCCGGTCACCCGCACGTACGAAGTGCCCTCGATAGAACCCGCCAAAGACGGCTACGTCGGAATCACGATGGTCACCGGCCAACAATGGCTCGACTTCGCGGCGATGGTCGAATCTCCCCAGCTCGAGGAGATCCCCGAACTACGTTTTCAAGTTGGCCGGTGGCAGTATCGCGACCTCATCCGCGAACTGGTTCGCCCCTGGATGGCACAACGGACGGTCGAGGAGATAGTGGAGCTGGGGCAACTGCTCCGGCTGCCGATCGCCGCACTCGGCAACGGCGCCACGATCCGCGATATGGATTACGTGACCGAACGCGCGGTCTTCGTGCCCAATCCTGCCGGTTTTCACCAGCCCCGCCCGCCTTGGCTGATGTCGCGATGTGCACCTGCACCGGTGGGTGACACCGCCGCCCTTGGTGCGCACGACGAAACAGCTCCCTGGCTCCAACGCGAACCCCGAAATCAGCCGACATCACCGGAGCGACCCCTCACCGACGTTCGTATCGTCGACCTGACGGCGTTCTGGGCAGGGCCCGCTGCCACCCACCTGTTGGCCGCGTTCGGCGCTGACGTCCTCAAAGTGGAGTCGATCCAGCGGCCCGATGGCATTCGGTACTCCGGCGGCATGCGCACCGACGTGGACGACTGGTGGGAGTACGGCTGGGTGTTTCACGCGATGAACACCAACAAGCGTTCGGTCACACTGGATTTGGGTTCCGCAGAAGGGCGTGAGCTGTTCTTGACACTGGCTGCCGACGCCGACGTCGTCATCGAGAACTTCTCGCCGCGCGTGATGGACCACTTCGGGCTGACCGCGGAAACGCTGCTGGAGGTGAACCCCGCGCTCGTGGTGGCGCGGATGCCGGCGTTCGGGCTACACGGGCCGTGGCGCGAACGCGTCGGATTCGCTCCAACGATGGAGCAGATCGGCGGCCTGACGTGGGTGACCGGATTGCCGGAGGAGCCACCGGTCACTCCGCGTGGCGCCTGTGATCCGTTGGCCGGCGTGCACGCGGCATTCGCTGTGCTGGCCGCACTGAATTTCGCCGAACGCACGGGGTCGGGCCAGCTGGTGGAACTGCCCATGGTCGAATCGGTGTTGAACACCACAGCGGTACAGCCGATCGAATTCGAAGTCTTCGGAACAGCGTTGGGTCGGCGAGGCAACCGCGGTCAGGCCGGGGCGCTGCAGAACATCTACCGATGCGCGGCCAAAGACGACGCGGCCACAACAAGCGATGAATGGATCGCTGTGACCGTCCGCGATGACCAGCAGTGGCAGGCATTGATTGATGTGATGGGTACTCCCTCCTGGTGTCACGAAGCGCTGTCGACGGCCGCGGGGCGTCGGGAGCGAGCTGACGAGATCGACCGCAGCTTGCAGGACTGGTTTGCCACGCAGCCGCGCGATTCGACGGTGGAACGGTTAGCCGCCGCAGGCATTCCCGCCGCGCCCGTGGTATCGCCGTCTTTGGTTACCGACAATCCTCAACTGCGCCATCGCGGGTTCTTCGAATCGATGCATCACCCCCGGACCGGCGCCGGTCTCTATCCCACCCCGCCGTTCGCGCCGCTGGCGGGTCAGCACAGGTGGTTGCTGAGCCCGCCGCCGACCCTCGGCCAGCACAATGACGAAATCCTGAGCCAGCGATGCGGGGTGGGTGAAGAGGATCTCGCTCGCCTGGCGCGCGGTGGGGTGATCGGAACCCGTCCCAAGGGCGTCTAG
- a CDS encoding MmpS family transport accessory protein produces MKGISLTGLVRRGWILLVAVAVLSVAGFAVYRLHGAFGSGDESSGASGISNEIIPFNPKNVTLEVFGAPGTIATINYLDGDTQPQRVDDTPLPWSYTITTTKPTVFANVVAQGNSNSIGCRIIVNGVVKDERTVNQVNAYTYCLEKAS; encoded by the coding sequence GTGAAGGGCATTTCACTTACCGGCCTGGTGCGCCGAGGGTGGATTTTGCTAGTCGCTGTGGCCGTCTTGTCGGTTGCGGGTTTCGCAGTGTATCGGCTGCACGGAGCCTTCGGCTCGGGTGACGAAAGTTCTGGGGCCAGTGGCATCTCGAACGAGATCATTCCGTTTAACCCCAAGAACGTGACCTTGGAGGTCTTCGGCGCGCCGGGGACTATCGCGACAATCAACTACTTGGACGGCGATACGCAACCGCAGCGCGTCGATGACACCCCCCTGCCGTGGTCGTACACGATAACAACCACAAAGCCGACGGTCTTCGCCAACGTTGTGGCACAGGGGAATAGCAATTCCATCGGCTGCCGCATCATCGTCAACGGTGTCGTCAAAGACGAGAGGACCGTCAACCAAGTGAACGCCTACACCTACTGTCTGGAAAAGGCATCATGA